From Salvelinus namaycush isolate Seneca chromosome 2, SaNama_1.0, whole genome shotgun sequence, one genomic window encodes:
- the LOC120026034 gene encoding prolargin-like translates to MKTGVGLYTALVLCLLMGTVFLQRPRPKKPPKPPKPTKRPSFKPAPPPKEPEPQEPTDFPPPILGPPSMFPDCPRECFCPPSFPNALYCDNRNLRTVPLIPSRVHYLYLQNNYISEVTAEPFNNATELRWVNMANNRIKKVDKKVFEKVPGLLFLYMERNQLKEVPDDLPAGLEQLRLSHNQISKIPSGAFGKMEHLALLDLHHNKLSDSDMGKNTFKDLKTLVQLNLAHNILKKMPANIPNGIAQLFLDRNNIDNIPKDYFQGFSNLAFVRLNYNQLSDKGVPKAVFNVSTLLDLHLAHNQLTSVPLFNPQLEQLHLNHNSIESINGTQLCPFSLSSESLTDEALMPRLRYLRLDGNHLSPPVPLDVIMCFRHLKSIVI, encoded by the exons ATGAAGACAGGTGTGGGACTCTACACTGCCCTGGTGCTCTGTCTCCTGATGGGGACAGTGTTTTTACAGAGACCACGGCCTAAGAAACCTCCTAAGCCTCCAAAGCCCACCAAGCGCCCCTCCTTCAAGCCTGCCCCGCCACCTAAGGAACCAGAACCCCAGGAGCCCACAGACTTCCCCCCTCCCATCCTTGGCCCCCCTTCCATGTTCCCTGACTGTCCCCGGGAGTGTTTCTGCCCCCCTTCCTTCCCCAATGCCCTCTATTGCGACAACCGGAACCTCCGTACGGTCCCTTTGATCCCGTCCAGAGTACACTACCTGTACCTGCAGAACAACTACATCTCCGAGGTAACAGCGGAACCCTTCAACAATGCCACAGAGCTGAGATGGGTCAACATGGCCAACAATCGCATCAAAAAAGTGGACAAGAAG GTGTTTGAGAAGGTACCTGGTCTGTTGTTTCTCTACATGGAGAGGAACCAGCTAAAGGAGGTTCCTGATGACCTGCCAGCTGGGTTGGAGCAGCTCAGACTCAGCCACAACCAGATCTCCAAGATCCCCTCTGGAGCCTTTGGCAAGATGGAGCACCTCGCTCTGCTCGACCTGCACCacaacaag TTGAGTGACAGTGACATGGGGAAGAACACGTTTAAAGACCTAAAGACCCTGGTTCAGCTGAACTTGGCCCACAACATCCTGAAGAAGATGCCAGCTAATATCCCCAATGGCATCGCACAGCTATTCCTGGACAGGAACAACATTGACAACATCCCTAA GGACTACTTCCAAGGCTTCTCCAACCTGGCGTTTGTGAGACTCAACTACAACCAGCTGAGTGATAAGGGAGTCCCTAAGGCTGTGTTCAACGTATCCACTCTGCTAGACCTTCACCTGGCCCACAACCAGCTCACCTCCGTCCCCCTGTTCAACCCCCAGCTGGAGCAGTTGCACCTCAACCACAACAGCATCGAGA GTATTAATGGGACCCAGCTGTGTCCATTTAGTCTGTCCTCTGAGAGTCTGACTGATGAGGCTCTGATGCCCAGGCTCAG